In Cyprinus carpio isolate SPL01 chromosome A5, ASM1834038v1, whole genome shotgun sequence, the sequence CTCCAGCAACTCAAAAGCCATGTGAGCTCTTCAGACATGTAGGAGAATCATACTGACGGGAACACCGCTTCAAAACAACCTTACTGAGTGTAATCACCTTTCATCTCCATATATATAATAAGGTGCTAGTGAAAAGTGACttccttattaatttttttttaccttaaagatgaaatgtgtattttttatttatttttttgtttattgttgtagATCACTGCATGGTGAACTTCATTAAGGAGAACCTGCTGGGCTCTCTAAAGGAGTTCCGGAACCGTTTTATTAATCCAATTCAGAATGGTCAGTGCGCAGACTCCACACCTGCTGATGTCAGACTCATGAAGAATAGATTGCATGCCCTTCATCAATTGATGTCAGGATTCATTCTGGTgatgaagagagaaaaagaaatagaTTAGAGCTAAAAGTcgtaaaaaaaagtctaaatgttttgtgtttgtgttgcagaggCTGGACTACTCAGTCTTGATGGCCTGTttgaattcgtgctctgcatttaacccatccaaagtgcacacacacagcagtgaacacacacaccatgaacacacacccggagcagtgggcagccatttatgctgcggcgcccgaggagcagttgggggtacggtgccttgctcaagggcacctcagtcgtggtattgccggcgcgagactcgaacccacaaccttagggttaggagtgaaactctctaaccattaggccacgacttcccccatatTTTGAGATTTAACAGTCTTATTAAATTATGCTGTGGAAATGAACCATAAGTCAGCTTTAGATGGTGACAAAGATAATGTAAAAACCTTTAGCATTCACAAATTAGCATTCACAAATATCTTATAATTGGGTGATATAATAAGCCAGTATTGCGTTAAAATAGCCTTGTATATGACATGGCTTACAATTGCTTAATGGTTCTTATATATCAGATGCTTTCATGAATTTACAACATCACATTAAGATTTTTGTCATACCACCTGACTCTAGCATACACTGAGCCAAATAGTGTCTTTGTTTTAGGGAAAGGAGTAGGTGTGAACAATTGGTTTCAGGACCTTCATGTTCTGAGTTTGATATGGACTCATCCCTGGTGTCTTGCTCAGCTGAACAGGAATAAggtacatacatacactcacccAGGTAACACTACCATTCAcatgtttggggtcagcaagatttttttttgacatttacttttagtcctttagcagacgcttttatgcaaagcgacttacaaataatgacaatggaagcaattcagataaacaaaagaacaatgatatgCAAGATTGGAAAAATGGCTTTTGAAACACCATtataagtttaaaaatgttttaaaatagaaaacagttgttttaaattggaataatatttcacataaatgcacaGTATGTCAGTAATAAATCAGTTATTGcagttactgtttttactgtacacacagaaaaacagcaaatttaaaaatcttacagtacTGATAGCGTATACACATCTTGCCTCATTTTTACAAACATCCTGTCACTTAATTTTTTTGGTCACTTGATTTTTCTCCATCAATTATGACATGAAATCTAAATACTGTATTTCTATGTGTGATGCAAGGGGAAAAGGAAGAGCCTGCTCCTGTCTTCACAGGTCTGGGTGCAGGTTTGGTGAGCGATTCTGTAAAGCCGAATGACTCTGAAGGGTATGCTGTGTTTCTTATCAGATTTGAATATTTCCTGTACCACTAATGTGCCTCATGCTTCTGTACAATATCAGACTTCAAAACTAGAGTAACTCTGAATTGATGAACAAAAagacatttgtttttgtaaacaatgTAAATTAAAGCATTGTAGAATATTTAGTTTTGGAAGCAAATGGTAAATGTGAGATTGCTAGGTAATGTGACACAATCACAGTCAGTCAGAACATACTTGATGTATAATATACAGTTATGTGGAATCAGTGAGACATCTGCTAGAAGTCTAAGTCTCCTCTACACAAGACCAGATTTCCTCTGATAGTTATGATTCCAATGTGTCTGTCTCACAGGAGAGAGCCAACAAGTGCAGGTTTAGTGGGTGATGGAGAGAGAAATACTGATCCAGTCTCCTTTGTCAGCGGGTCCAATCAAAATCCAGATGTCACAAACACAGCCACAATGGAAATTTCTGGTGGAGAAGCTGGTGGGaaaacagtctctctctctctctgtggagaAGCTGGTGGGaaaacagtctctctctctctctcctttaatCTGCCTCTCTTTGTCTTTATGTCTGTCACATTCTTAGTGTTTCTCTCTGTCTATTGTATAGGATTTGTTGTGGGTAATGGGCCATCTGCCGACTGGTATCTGCCATTTGTAACAGTGGCTGATGCCAAAGTGCTGAAGCACTCTGGGAAATTGCAGTCGCTACTGGAGATTTTACACTGGGCAGAGAAACTACAGGACAAAGTATGaggaaaacatttttgaacagaAGTAGCACTTTTTATAAGCTTTGCATGGGTTGTTATGTTCATATAACCCACTGttcaaaagatgttttaaaaagaaattaatactttcaaatTGATCAGAAAGGGGTAGTAAAaatttgccatcacaagaataaatgacattttaaattttttaaatagaaaacagttgttttcagttgtaataatatttcacaatattactgttttactgtatttttgatcaaataattgtagCCTTGAATGAGCATagtagacttctttcaaaaacataaaaaaaaaacattccaaccccaaacttttgattggtagtgatTACGAGTTTAATGTTCAGAGTCACACTAGGTTTTTATGAATGCTGTTTGCTTTTTCCTCTGATATCGCTTGACCTTACTGAGAGTTTCCTCCTGTATGCAGATGAGACCAGGGGGAATAAATGTTGTCCATACAAAGGTAAATGAAGAGTTTCTACAGGAGAATGTAAGAAATGTCATTTGTTCATTTTCCATGGTtatgcaaaattgtaaaaaaacataAGGTGCACTCAAAAAGTTATTCAACATCAAATTTAAGTTGTCTGCATTTCTTGTCCTGACTCTTGCTGTTTCCTCTATGTCAGAGGGCGTTGTTTCTGATCTCCCCTAGCGCGGGGTCTCTGGGAATCAATCTGGTCGCTTCAAACCGGGTTGTGGTGTTTGACGCTTGCTGGAATCCGTCATATGACGTCCAGAGCATCTTCAGAGTCTATCGCTTTGGGCAGAAAAAAACTATATGTGTACCGTTTTCTGGCCCAGGTATACAAATACAAACGACAGATACTTGGGAGGACTTAAGAAGTTAACCATTGTTAACctattcaagatttttttactATTGAGTAAAgaatgtcttaattttttttttattattatttttatttcatataagttttttatttcatttttcacattaatttttacAGCTTTAACATACTATATGGGAagctattttcttacatttttaatatggctgtttgttttcttttgttctgtccTCTCGTGTTCTGGACAAGCAGCAGATTCAGAGACACTTCACACACAGACAGCTGAACGAGCTGTATCACTTCCAGCCAGATCTACGGCCCAGTAAACACACAGAAATGCCTGCAGTAAGCACACATAAATGGCCCTGCTGTGGTACAGacagcaaacagacacacagatgaCCGTAAGGTTTCGTCTTCCAGGATGACATGTTGGTCCGGCTGCTACAGAGCTGTGGGCAGCTCATAGTAAGTTATCATGAGCACAAATCATTGTTAGACCACCGGGAAGAAGAGGAGCTGAGCGAGGAAGAGCGCAGAGCATCCTGGGATGAATACCATGCAGAAAAGAAGGTACAAACTGCAAATCTCAAGTCAGTGGATTTAAACTGTGGTATGGAGTGCCCTCGGGTGGTACACATCACAAACAAGATAATTTACACTTAACTCCACtaataaactattataaataatgtacagAATGCCAATGAACCCACCCACAGAAACCTCAACCAAGCACTACAGGTACAGTTTCACCTCTGACCTAACATTTAGCATTCCATGAATGTATTAAAGAGTAATTCTGGAGCTGCAGACTGTAGTGCTAacagtctgtctttctctcctcaGTTCATTTATCTTCAGCAGGCTCTGGCTTCTTGAAACTTTGCCTATACAACCAAGAGTGTTCCTTCAGCAACTTCATTACCTTTAAAACAAGGCAATGCAGAACGTTCTGCTGCTTTGGGCACTTATAACAACTCCAACATCACATTTCGGCTGAAGCAACCCAATGCGgttttctcagttccaaaaacacacacataacccAATCCCCTTTCTTCAGAAAACATAGTTTGTGTTGGATTTGATAAAAGTAAGCTGCTCTCAACATCACCAATATGAATGTAGTTTTAACATTAGAGCACTGAATAAATTCACAAGATGATGCTTAGGCACACATGTTTTGAGACCTCAAAGCAAACTGTGCTGTTGTCAGAAATCCTACTACATGTGTAACTTAAATTAGAACCTTAAAGCAACACTATTTCCTTACAGTACTAAACAGTGTGTCTGAGCCCTTCGCCGTTTCTAGCTACCTCAAAACCACTACTATACTTTTGGATACAAACAATGGAGATTCAGTAGCCTGCACTGTTGTTGTTGCTAatacatttagttaaaaaaatatataatatatataatattaatattatatataaaatatataaaataataatttattttaaaattccaaCGCTCAATCTGTGTTATGACGTGAGCTATCTTCTCTGTTCAATTGCTTtgtatttgcaataaaataatagaaataaaaatgtaaaaaaaaaaccacttactGTGTCCTGCGGGGGCGCTGTTTCGCTTATTACTTTGCTTCATTACTATGGACTCGTCGCTGCAGTCACAGATTGTCCAGAGATAGAGAGACGTGCGCCGGTCTCGACGGTCATCGTGATGCCTCTGCCTGCGTGTCTCCGGCGCTGCGCGCGGCTTCTCTACTGCATACCGGTTACGATCATTATCATGGTTGTGATGTGGTCATACTACGCATATGTCGTGCACTTCTGCTGGAGTGAGTAATATTTTTTGCAAAGTCTTTTTAAGTTAGGAGTTTGGTGACGCAGacttcgatatatatatatatatatgaactacaggctatatcaaaatatacatgtttgtgtctgcaatgttttttatgtttttcaacattaatacaaAACAGCTGTATTTGTCACTTATCTGTAATTTCATGTCAATTACAAATTACTCCAttgctgaggttttttttttaaataatgaacattCATTTTGTATATGTACTTAAATTTACTTGTTCAAAGTTAATTATGCCATCCACCATCACCAACCCAATCCCTGATAATGTTAGTGCAAAAAGCTAAACCAATTTTGATTCGAAACATTACAGTTGCAAACAAATATAGAAATGCATAACTCAGTAGTTAGTCAGTTACGTAACTGAAAAATGAAACCTGTACACTGGTCTATTTTGAGCAGTTTTTGTGACTTTAGCAGAAGTGCATTGTTGTTAACAGAGATTAGTGATTTCATCCCGGTAGCACATttcttattggttaaaatgatgttGCACTCCCCGATCTCCTAGCTCTTTGGTTTGGAAAGTCATTGAGCATTAGTTATTATTCGAAATATTTATAactcattcaaaagtttgttatAGGCTCCATATTATCAGAAGTTATAAATGACTGCTTTGACTCTTGTTCATATTTGTGACAGTCCTGCTTACCTGTGCGACGCAGAGAGGTAGGAAATCTTTGTTTTTCTAGATATTCAttgagaatgaatgaaaataCGCAGTTCTAATGTTTGAATGAACAAAACTGACGTTTGCTCCGGGTCATTTTGATTgataattgtgtgtatatattctcTCTCAGTGGTGTTCCTTTGCCTGTTCCACATGTGTTTTGGAATGTTCTCATGGTCATTTTGGAAAACACTGTCCACTCCACCATCCTCTCCTTCTGTGGAGGTACAGTAGCATCATAAAGTGATGGTTCTTTACCAAAAACTACGTTCCTTTTCTAGACTTGACACCCATGGCTTTTGTACATGGTACGATAGTAAAGCCCTGCATTTTGTACCATGGAGTACCACATAAACAATGTGTGATATTAGTACTACAGGGCCGTAACCACCATAGAAATTGAGAGAGATGAGGCCACCAAATACCCCAAATACTCAGATATGGCCAAAATTTCCCCACCAATATTTGATATTCTTCAATATTTGATATTATTGACTctcagctgtcactggggcaataccttttcaaaaggtacatctttgtaacttatttacccctaaaaggtgcatatttgTACCGTAATGGTATATATATTAATACCTGAAGTGTACATATCAGCATCTTTATGGTACATAGTACttttttgaaagggtactgcactagtgacagcttttatacctttttttctgagtgttgAATTGATGCTGCTCTGTTGCACTTCATTATGcactgctgtgtttgttgttaggatgacaaaatgTTTAAGCTTTTTGTTGAGGCTTGGTGGTCTAGCAAtgcttgtcaatgtcaaaatgattaagatggccaatcaaatcaaagaagacAGGGTTTactgtacacagtacacacagtaGTTTactttaacctaaaaaaaaacaaacaaaaaactttttttcctccttactccttccctttctagcttttacttatttgaataataactgaaacttggtattacgagcacttcctgtgtctgatTGCTTCTTTAAGAAGAACTGCTTTATGttttccccaattgtaagttgttttggataaaagcatctgcaaaataattaaatgtaaatgtacatgacTTACAGTTCTACACATTGTAAAAAAGATTGTGAGGTATTATGTAATAGCTAAACATATAATATTTGAGCTGTTTAACAATAGAAATGTAAGTgagagaaaatattaatattcagttATTCAGACTGCTTTTATGACAGATATCACTGTTTTGAGATGAAAATAGAGCGTAATTCTTAAATGAATGTAACTGAAACGTTATCCTTTTTATGCACATTAGGTGTAAGACAAAGAAGGAATGTgtgcaaaataaattttgtagaattaaaatgttatttgcaaataattaagataattacAATAAGTTGTAGTTCTTTTGctgtttgtctatttttttattcctaaaaattTGGTTTTGTCCCCCTAATGTTCCTAATGTTTGACATCTTTACGGCCTTGCATCTCTGTACCGTAATATATCACAGTACTTTTTGGCTAGGGAAATTTAAACTGCTCCTCAGTTCTGCTGGCTTCACCCCAGCAGAAGCGACAGACTTGGGCTCTTACGAGGGTCAGGCCGTCCACCTGCAAGTTATTCAAGTCAGGCATGTCATACGTGACAAATGAGCGTAAAAGAAACCCCTCTCCCTCTCAGAGCACTGCAATCTAATTTActaattgtatgtgtgtgtttgtgtgtgcgcggATGTCTGTGTTCAGTTTCAGCTCTCCTCTTCAGACTCGCTGCTCTATGAGCAGGAACATGGCGGTATGGAGAAGAGTCAGATTCTTCTGGAAATTTCCCAGAAGCTCCCAGTTCACACCCGTACAGCAGCCAGAGGTCAGGAAACCCTTTGGCACTATAGCATATAAAAACAACAGTGTGAAGTATAAATAACATCTCAAAACATAACTGGATCCAGTCCAAATGTAACTCGATTCACACTGAACCTGTACACATTAACCTGCTCCATCAGCACCATGTAATTGAGGGAAGACACTGAACTCTAGATTACTCCAGAGACACTGAATCTGCAATTAGTGCATTTTGAATGGCTTTCAGTGAAAAGCATCTGCACCATGTTAGAAGGTTTCCCTGCATCAGTGCTTCGTAACACAGGTGGATCTGTGATGCCAGTACTGAATATTTAGCACTATggcaaaagaaattatattttaggtctacactttttattaaatcaaaaacatgTAGTCCTATCAGTGTAGCCCATTTCCcaaaataaatgactaataaatgattagtttgttttattgaatatttcaGAGAGTCAATATCAAACACTGTCTTCATTTTCAGCATTAGGAAAGAAAGAATTTTCCCATATGTACACAAAAAGGAGATTATAGCTGAAATACACCCAAATGTATTGGAATCAGACTGAATTGCAAAATCTGTATCGATACCCAGCCCTGCAGCAAAACAAAATTCATTATTTGcttaaaatcagtaaaaaatgtTAATGCCACCGTCTTGGCTTCAAAAACATTATGTGTGGTAATGTAATTTACTCTGGTTTAGTAATTTACTCCagaatttctttatatatatatatatatatatatatatatatatatatatatatatatatatatataaagaaattctgtcattgttttcttctccttaagtatatatataaaactttaatttaatacaaCTTGACAGGTGATCAATTCATTAACACCAGTGTGTCGataataaacaaaaccaaacaagataaaagtgaataagaaattaattgagtaataaatgtattttacatatagATCAGCATGTGCTAACAGTAATAGTAAGGGTAACAATGGtggaattttatttttgagtaaactaataattttagtacataaagCATAACTACACACAAGTGTTTTACCTGAATGGCCAGTAGACTCTCTTAATTTAAAggcaaaaggatttttttttttttttttttttaagtttggggTCTAAGTACTAAAACACCTGTATTTGTACTGATTTTCTTATTTGGGAAGTTATCCATTTATAAGTTTTGAAGCCATTTCATAAATCAAGACATAATTTATAGTGAATTTAAGTTAATTTCTGTTAACTAATCTAAAACTATCTTTTAATATAAGATATTCTATGATGAaagaaaacatgttattaaagTGGGATTCCATTTACCTAAATGTTggagaaaatgttatttatttatttggttgtttgtgtgtgtgttcatctcaGCTATCAGGTTCTGTCATCACTGCCAATTGATAAAACCAGATCGCTGCCATCACTGTTCTGTCTGCCAAATGTAAGAATCgctctctctcgtctttctctcccctccctctctcCATGTGTGCGTATCAGTGCATCTCCCACTCATCTACACACTCTTCCCTTAATGAAAGGGAGACGTAGAAATGTGAtctgtgggtgagtgtgtgtgtgataattaCAGGATGTTGTTGAAGCGCTCGGTCACATTTATTTGAGTGGACACAGTGAATCTTCTCAAATGAGTTTTGCTCCGTGTCAGTATCAGGTTCCCATCCTTCATTTAAAGTCCAGgtctgagtgtgtgagagagtgagatagAGAAAAAGAATGACTATGTGTTTGTGGAgattttgaatgtgtgtgtgtctgattacactttttttattattatttaatgagaaTAGTTCCTGTGGCTTGTGCACTTCACTCCTGTGTCtggctctttctttttttctataggTGTGTACTAAAGATGGATCATCATTGCCCATGGTTTGTAAACtggctgttaaaataaaaattgacactGCTTacttttctaaatgcatatttcaagttaatgtttattggtgagaatatatttgttatgtttaaTCTAAGTATAATAACTTATTCTTACTTTAAAGGAGTAgattacccaaaaatgaacatttgcagaAAAGTTAcgcaccctcaggtcatccaaggtGTAGAgttcttctttggaacagatttggaaaaattttgcattacatccctttgctcactaatggatcctctgcagtgaatgggtgctgtcagaatgagagtcaaaacagctgctaaaaacatcactataatccacaccactccagtccaacaaacatcttgtgaagtgaaaagctgtgggtttgtaagaaacaaatgcatcaaggacttttaatgtatttgtttattatgatACATGTGGCTTTTCgtcatgtggattgcttgtggattattgtttttttttatcaactttcatcctgacggcacccattcactgcagaggatccattggtgagcaagtgtaatgctaaatttatatctgttccaatgaagaaacaaactcatttacaccTTAAATGGCCGAAGAGTGAGTAAATTcctaatattttgtaaaatggtgGGTATGATATTCCTTTAAACATCTTTATTTCCCTCTGATGTTGCTTAGGCAGTGCAGACTATTGGAAATTGGAGTCATTTAGgcattaatttaacttaaattcaGGAAGTAAAATGGCTATTTACATTgacttaaaaattgtttaatcttgtttaaatgtcaaaatgacattgtcgttttttttgttttttttttaaagtgacatttATTCTCTTCTGTGTGTGCTGTTGTGAGCATGTTTAGGCTGAATAACTGTATTGGATTCTCCAACTATAAGTTCTTCATGCTATTCCTGCTCTACTCACTCCTATATTGCCTCCTCATCGTCACAACGGTTACACCAACCTTCATCCAACTGTGGCTGGTCAGTGCATATATTTTTAGCAAGATTCACATGCACTTTTAGTGGTAGAgactagtctcagcctcagatggcATGTCCACAGTCCATCTACTGTCACTTGGTATCAGTTACTTGAAATATATTACacattctaataaaatatatagcttgaatgcaaagtcgctttggataatttgtgaataaatgtgataaaaaggtttttattttttgcagtataaTGAATTCTTGTGCAATAATCCTCATATCAAATTCTTAAATCAACACTTCTTATTTCTATGTTTTATGGAATCTTACTATAATATTCCTGGATTACActctgttctttctctctctctctctctcagggcaAACTGTTTGATAGTTGTGTTAAACTGCATGTTTTGTTCCTGACACTGGTGTCAGGCATGTTTGCTGTCACACtctgttttttgcttttcttCCACATCTGGCTTCTCACCAGCAACAAAACTACTCTTGGTAAAACCTGCATTTCACATATTCACATATTTTGTATGAGGTTTTGTAGGGGTCATTACagctctcactctctttctgtcAGAGTGGTTGTCAGTCCCCTTTTTTGCGGATGGACCAGCAAGTGAGGCATTTGATGTAGGTGT encodes:
- the LOC109090320 gene encoding palmitoyltransferase ZDHHC15A-like isoform X1 — translated: MPLPACLRRCARLLYCIPVTIIIMVVMWSYYAYVVHFCWILLTCATQRVVFLCLFHMCFGMFSWSFWKTLSTPPSSPSVEFQLSSSDSLLYEQEHGGMEKSQILLEISQKLPVHTRTAARAIRFCHHCQLIKPDRCHHCSVCQMCVLKMDHHCPCMFRLNNCIGFSNYKFFMLFLLYSLLYCLLIVTTVTPTFIQLWLGKLFDSCVKLHVLFLTLVSGMFAVTLCFLLFFHIWLLTSNKTTLEWLSVPFFADGPASEAFDVGVQANFLQVFGKKKSLWPLPVSSSQGDGHSFPLRWQMSSHSHSVMNGNGHYAMEGSVVSPEGVSVTVALDD
- the LOC122145166 gene encoding transcriptional regulator ATRX-like, whose protein sequence is YNITLRFLSYHLTLAYTEPNSVFVLGKGVGVNNWFQDLHVLSLIWTHPWCLAQLNRNKGEKEEPAPVFTGLGAGLVSDSVKPNDSEGREPTSAGLVGDGERNTDPVSFVSGSNQNPDVTNTATMEISGGEAGFVVGNGPSADWYLPFVTVADAKVLKHSGKLQSLLEILHWAEKLQDKV
- the LOC109090320 gene encoding palmitoyltransferase ZDHHC15A-like isoform X2; amino-acid sequence: MPLPACLRRCARLLYCIPVTIIIMVVMWSYYAYVVHFCWILLTCATQRVVFLCLFHMCFGMFSWSFWKTLSTPPSSPSVEFQLSSSDSLLYEQEHGGMEKSQILLEISQKLPVHTRTAARAIRFCHHCQLIKPDRCHHCSVCQMCVLKMDHHCPWLNNCIGFSNYKFFMLFLLYSLLYCLLIVTTVTPTFIQLWLGKLFDSCVKLHVLFLTLVSGMFAVTLCFLLFFHIWLLTSNKTTLEWLSVPFFADGPASEAFDVGVQANFLQVFGKKKSLWPLPVSSSQGDGHSFPLRWQMSSHSHSVMNGNGHYAMEGSVVSPEGVSVTVALDD
- the LOC109090320 gene encoding palmitoyltransferase ZDHHC15A-like isoform X3, whose protein sequence is MPLPACLRRCARLLYCIPVTIIIMVVMWSYYAYVVHFCWMVFLCLFHMCFGMFSWSFWKTLSTPPSSPSVEFQLSSSDSLLYEQEHGGMEKSQILLEISQKLPVHTRTAARAIRFCHHCQLIKPDRCHHCSVCQMCVLKMDHHCPCMFRLNNCIGFSNYKFFMLFLLYSLLYCLLIVTTVTPTFIQLWLGKLFDSCVKLHVLFLTLVSGMFAVTLCFLLFFHIWLLTSNKTTLEWLSVPFFADGPASEAFDVGVQANFLQVFGKKKSLWPLPVSSSQGDGHSFPLRWQMSSHSHSVMNGNGHYAMEGSVVSPEGVSVTVALDD